A stretch of DNA from Fibrobacter sp. UWB11:
GCGTTCATGACGAACGACAACATCATCATTGCCTTGCCGCTCTTTGTAGAATGTCTGCCGAGTCTGTTGCTTGAATTTTTAAACACACTCCCCACGGAACGCAAGCAACCTGCAAAGCTCTCGTTCATTCTTCACAGCGGATTTGACGAAGGGCATCAGTTGCGACTTGGCGAAAAATTCTTGAAAACGCTCCCCGCTCAGCTCGGTTGCTCTTGCGGCGGCGTTCTCGTGAAAGGCGGCAGTTTTTTGCTCCGAAACCGCGAAAACAGCTACATCAAAAAGATGACCGACAAAATGCTCGCCTCTTACACAGCCATGGGACTGTCGTTTGCCCGCAACGGGAGTTTCTCAACTCCAGAAGCACAGAAGTTCACAGGCCCCGAAAAGAATCCAAAAATAGGAGTCCTACTTTTCAACCTCATTTTCAAGCGCATCGTCAAAAAGAATTTCGACCGAATGGCGCAGGAATGGGGCTGTACCCGACCGCTTAATGATAAACCGTATTTAGCACAACAAAGGTGATCCCGGAATAAATCCGGGATGACAACTCAAGATGAGAACTCAAAAGAGAAATTTACTATGAATAACTTTATCGCTTGCTGCGGACTCGACTGCGAAAAGTGCGAAGCCCGCCTTGCCACCATCAACAACGACAATACGCTTCGCGCAAAAGTCGCAAAGGAATGGTCGGAACTCAACAAAGTGGAAATCACTCCGCAAATGACCAACTGCACCGGTTGCCGCATCGAAGGGCCCAAAACGCCGTTCTGTCAATCACTCTGCCCTATCCGCAAATGCGCACAAAACAAAGGCTTTGCCACCTGCGGTGAATGCAACGAAGTAGAGCACTGCGAAACGCTCAGCATGATTACGAGCCACAACGATTACGCTCTCAGCAACTTAAAATCAAAATAACTGGAAAGTAAAATGAAGACTATCGGACTTATCGGTGGAATGAGTTGGGAAAGCACCATCACCTATTACGAAATTTTGAACAAAGAAATCGCAAAAGCACTCGGCGGATTCCATAGTGCAAAAATCATGATGTACAATGTGGACTTTGCCGAACTCGAAGCAAACATGTCGAGCGGAAACTGGGACGGAAACGCCAAGATTATTTCGGATGCAGCAAAACGCCTCGAAGGCGCCGGTGCCGACTTTATCGTCATCGCCACCAACACCATGCACAAGCTCGTCCCGCAAATTGAAAAAGAAATCCGCATCCCGATTCTACACATTGCCGATGCAACCGCCAACAGCATCAAGCGCGGCAATATCAAGAAAGTTGCCCTCCTCGGCACAAAATTCACGATGACACAAGACTTTATCAAGAACCGCCTCATAGAAGCAGGTCTCGAAGTCATGACGCCTGATGCCCAAGACATCGAACTCGTAAATGATGTCATTTTTAACGAACTCTGCCTCGGCAAAATTCTTGATGCATCCCGCAAGGAATACCAGAGAATCATTGCGGAAATGAAAAAACGCGGCGCCGAAGGCGTGATTCTTGGTTGTACCGAAATCGGCATGCTCATCAGCGCAAAAGATAGCGTCCTCCCCACTTACGACACAACAATCATCCACGCGACCGAAGCCGCGAAGATGGCTCTAGAATAACGCCATATAAAAAGGTCCTCGCTTTTGCGAGGACTTATTGCTTTATAAAAGGCCACCTCGCGATTATTATTCGCGAGGGTTTTAATTAGCAATGCACGAGCGTGCCGAGGTCACCTTCGATAGCAGCGCGCGTGAGGTTGCCCTTTTCCATCTTGAAAACGAAGATAGGCATGTTATTTTCCATGCAGAGAGCGACTGCTGCGGTATCCATAACCTTGAGGCCGCGAGAAATAACTTCCTTGTAGGAAATGTCATCGAAGCGAGTAGCCGTCGGATCCTTGACCGGGTCTGCGGTGTAGATGCCATCGACCTTGGTAGCCTTCATAATCACATCACATTCGCTTTCGATAGCGCGGAGAGCAGCGCAGCTGTCCGTCGTGAAGAACGGATTGCCCGTACCGGCAGAGAAGATGACCACAGAGCCAGCGGACAAAAGCTTGAGAGCCTTGCGGCGGTCGAAGAATTCGCAAACCGGTTCCATGCGGATAGCGGACATCACCACAGAGTCGATACCCTGCTTGTCAAGAGCGTCCTGCATAGCAAGGCCGTTCATCACAGTGCCGAGCATACCCATGGCATCGCCCTGAGCGCGGTTCATGCCGCCGGCAGAGGCAGAAATGCCGCGAACGAGGTTGCCGCCGCCAATCACGAGAGCGACTTGCACGCCCTGCTTGACGATAGATGCAATTTCCGAAGCCATGTCGGAAAGGATAACGTTATCGATGCCGTGGCCCTTTTCGCCAGCAAGGGCTTCGCCACTGAGCTTGAGAAGAATGCGTTTGAATTTCATAATCTAGTCACTAGTTATTAGTCATTAGTTATTAGTGTTTCGGAGGAAATGTAATAAAAATAGGCTATGGGTAAAATGAATAGTCCTTGCTTTTTTCATACGAAACGCCTTCTTGCCGCAAATTAATGTATTTCTAAAAATGGATTAAAGGGAAAGGGATGTTTTTATGAAAACCAAATTTGCTTTTGGCCTGTTATTATTGCTCCCAACGATGCTTTTTGCAGACATCGTGTATCAAGGAAAACGCGTCCAGGAATGGCCCGAAGAAGCAAGGCCTAGATTCGCTACGCCCAGTTTTCTCCTAAATCGTTCAACAACAACACAAGCGAAGAGCCATTACGCAGCCCCAAAGGGCAAAATTTACAGCCTAACGCTGCTCGTCGATTTTTCAGACCAGAAGGCGCCCGTCTCGGTAGCCGACGTTGAAGAATGGCTGAACAAGGAAGGGTTCAACAGGGACGGCTGTAACGGATCCGTGCGCGACTACTATCTAGACGTTTCGAACGGGCAGCTAGACCTCACCAATGAAGTTTACGGCTGGTACCGCGCCAAACATCCCAAGTCCTGGTACGAAAACCTGCAAGGGTACACGGGTTCGGACTCGCTCATGAAAGAAGTGTTCAATTACTTCGATCCACTAGTCGATTTTTCACGTTATGATAATGACAAGGACGGCACCACCGAAGCCATCAACATCGTCTACGCAGGCCCCGGACAAACATGGGGACAAGGCCTTTGGCCGCACTCGGGATGGTCCAACGAAAGAAGGGACGGCGTCAAGTTGACGCATCATCAGATGACGGACATGCCCGGCAAATTTTCCATTTACGTCTTTGTACATGAATCGGGACACATGATTTTTGGCTGGCCGGACCTTTACTGGTACGGCGATTACTGCACCATGGGTAACCGTGCGCATGATTTGAACCCAGTCGCCATCAACGACTTTTACCGCGCGGACCAAGGCTGGATTCCCTTTGTGGACGTAACCAGCAATGACGTGAGCCTCGAAACCACAAAGCCCGGCGAAGTCTGCTACCGCTACAAGAACCCCGCAAGGCCCGACAAAGAAGGTTTAGTATGGTCCTACGTACAAAACAAGGGCCGCAACCAAGTGCTAAAAGGAAGCGGACTCTTGATGCAGCACTACGATTTTTCGATCGAAGGCAATTCCGCTGCAGACAAGCTCGGACTCCGAATCGTGCATGCCAGCGCGGCGGGAAAATCAAGCGACAATCCCGGCGACCAGTGGCCAAGCCCGGGCAGCACTGCCAACACGTTCTTCAAAAGCGGGACATACTCAGAATTTTCAGATGATGCCTACCCCGCCATCCGCTGGTACAACGGTTCCAAAACAGGACTCAAGATTACGGACATCGGAACGCCGGGCGAAACGCTAACGTTCTGCATCGGCGGAAACTGCCCCGCTCAAGAATCATCGAGTTCTCAGGGGATTGCATCAAGTTCGTCAAGTGCGCCGAAGCCCGAAAGCAGCAGCGCCGTCGAAATAAAAATCGAGAAAATCGCTTTTGACGTAACGCTTCCGATAGACGACAATTATGCTTACGTCACACTAGACTTGAAAGGTGACGACGTTGCAAAAGTATTGGGCCTCCAGAAAAGTGAAATTGCAGACAAGATTAAGTTTTATGGTGTAGAGCCCGACGGAACACTCAACAGTCGCACCACCGGTGAAGGCACCGGACACTGGTTTGACGCCGACGGCAAAATCGTTGCCTGGGACCCGAACGGCACCAGCATCGTATTCTCCAACATGGACCTCACGACCATGACCACAAAAATCGGCCACATGCCGAACAAAGTCAAAGCCGGAGATTCATTCGTCGTGCGACAGGCAGTCGTTTACGAAAGCAAGCAGGTCACTTTCGAAATCACGATCACGATACCGCAGAAGACAACTCGAATTTCAAGCATCCGCAGTTCAAGATGCGGCAAGCCCGGGAACATGATTTTCAATGCGCTCGGAAAACCCGTCGGTAAAAGAACAGAGTCGGGCGAATTGCCCGACCTGCCTAAAGGCGTTTACGTGGAAATAGCTAAGTAAAAATCATTTATTACAGAAATATTACACAAATCTTAAAATGGAGTTATTTTCAGCCCGTTCGGAGCATATTCAGAAATCCGGCGGGCTTAATAATTTTATCTTGTAGCTTGTAAAATTTTGCAGAGTAGCAGGATTTTCAATTAACCGTTAAATTAAAACACTATAGTAATATGAGTCTTAAAATCGTTGTGCTTGCAAAGCAAGTACCTGATACACGAAACGTAGGCCCGGACGCCATGACGCCGCAGGGTACTATCAATCGTGCCGCATTGCCCGCGGTCTTCAACCCCGAAGACCTGAACGCCCTGGAGCAAGCCCTTCGTTTGAAGGACCAGTTCCCTGGTTCCACCATCTCCGTGTTGACCATGGGTCTCCCGAAGTCTGCCGAAGTCGTCCGCGAAGCTTTGTACCGCGGCGCTGACTGCGGTTACGTCGTGACGGACCGCCCGCTCGGTGGTGCTGACACACTCGCTACGAGCTACACGCTCGCCCAGGCAGTGAAGAAGATTGGTGACTACGACATTATTCTCGGTGGCCGCCAGGCTATCGACGGCGATACCGCACAGGTCGGTCCGCAGATTGCAGAAAAGCTCGGACTCACGCAGGTGACTTACGCCGAAGAAATTTTGAAGCTCGACGAACAGGCACGCAAGGTCGTGATCCGCCGCCACATCGACGGTGGTGTCGAAACTGTGGAAGCACCGCTCCCGCTGGTTGTGACCGTGAACGGCAGTGCTGCTCCGTGCCGTCCGCGCAATGCAAAGCGCATCATGAAGTTCAAGAATGCGACTGCAGTTGCCGAACGCAAACCGGAAGATGCAGACAAG
This window harbors:
- a CDS encoding DUF3795 domain-containing protein, which codes for MNNFIACCGLDCEKCEARLATINNDNTLRAKVAKEWSELNKVEITPQMTNCTGCRIEGPKTPFCQSLCPIRKCAQNKGFATCGECNEVEHCETLSMITSHNDYALSNLKSK
- a CDS encoding aspartate/glutamate racemase family protein, with product MKTIGLIGGMSWESTITYYEILNKEIAKALGGFHSAKIMMYNVDFAELEANMSSGNWDGNAKIISDAAKRLEGAGADFIVIATNTMHKLVPQIEKEIRIPILHIADATANSIKRGNIKKVALLGTKFTMTQDFIKNRLIEAGLEVMTPDAQDIELVNDVIFNELCLGKILDASRKEYQRIIAEMKKRGAEGVILGCTEIGMLISAKDSVLPTYDTTIIHATEAAKMALE
- the pyrH gene encoding UMP kinase, whose translation is MMKFKRILLKLSGEALAGEKGHGIDNVILSDMASEIASIVKQGVQVALVIGGGNLVRGISASAGGMNRAQGDAMGMLGTVMNGLAMQDALDKQGIDSVVMSAIRMEPVCEFFDRRKALKLLSAGSVVIFSAGTGNPFFTTDSCAALRAIESECDVIMKATKVDGIYTADPVKDPTATRFDDISYKEVISRGLKVMDTAAVALCMENNMPIFVFKMEKGNLTRAAIEGDLGTLVHC
- a CDS encoding M6 family metalloprotease domain-containing protein, whose product is MKTKFAFGLLLLLPTMLFADIVYQGKRVQEWPEEARPRFATPSFLLNRSTTTQAKSHYAAPKGKIYSLTLLVDFSDQKAPVSVADVEEWLNKEGFNRDGCNGSVRDYYLDVSNGQLDLTNEVYGWYRAKHPKSWYENLQGYTGSDSLMKEVFNYFDPLVDFSRYDNDKDGTTEAINIVYAGPGQTWGQGLWPHSGWSNERRDGVKLTHHQMTDMPGKFSIYVFVHESGHMIFGWPDLYWYGDYCTMGNRAHDLNPVAINDFYRADQGWIPFVDVTSNDVSLETTKPGEVCYRYKNPARPDKEGLVWSYVQNKGRNQVLKGSGLLMQHYDFSIEGNSAADKLGLRIVHASAAGKSSDNPGDQWPSPGSTANTFFKSGTYSEFSDDAYPAIRWYNGSKTGLKITDIGTPGETLTFCIGGNCPAQESSSSQGIASSSSSAPKPESSSAVEIKIEKIAFDVTLPIDDNYAYVTLDLKGDDVAKVLGLQKSEIADKIKFYGVEPDGTLNSRTTGEGTGHWFDADGKIVAWDPNGTSIVFSNMDLTTMTTKIGHMPNKVKAGDSFVVRQAVVYESKQVTFEITITIPQKTTRISSIRSSRCGKPGNMIFNALGKPVGKRTESGELPDLPKGVYVEIAK
- a CDS encoding electron transfer flavoprotein subunit beta/FixA family protein, which produces MSLKIVVLAKQVPDTRNVGPDAMTPQGTINRAALPAVFNPEDLNALEQALRLKDQFPGSTISVLTMGLPKSAEVVREALYRGADCGYVVTDRPLGGADTLATSYTLAQAVKKIGDYDIILGGRQAIDGDTAQVGPQIAEKLGLTQVTYAEEILKLDEQARKVVIRRHIDGGVETVEAPLPLVVTVNGSAAPCRPRNAKRIMKFKNATAVAERKPEDADKYAALIAKKPYLDIPQWGAADIDADPAQIGKAGSPTNVKAVKNIVFKAKESRTLSASDADIEGLIKELLDGKIIG